CGACGACGCCCACGCCCCAGGCGAACGCCCAGACCGCCACTGTCACTGCGGCGACGAGCGCCCCGGTCGCCGCCACGGCCACGGTCCCCGTGCCCGCGGGCACGCAGCAGGAGGGTGCGGCTGCGGCCCCTGCGCTGTCGGAGGGCGCCCAGGAGGGCGCGGCCACCGCCGCCAAGCCCGCCAGCCAGGAGTCTGGGGCGAAGCCTGCGGTGCCGCCCGTCAAGGCGCCCCAGTCCTGGCGGCCCGATGCGCGCGAGAAGTGGGCGGCGCTGCCCCCTGAGGTGCAGCAGGAGGTGTCGCGGCGCGAGCGGGAGATGGCGGTCACCATCCAGCAGACGGCCCAGCATCGAAAGGTGGCGGAGGGCTTCCAGCAGGTGGTGCAGCCGTACGCAGGGATGATTCAGGCCGAGGGCGGCGACCCCTTCAAGGCCGTTGGCAGCCTCCTCCAGACGGCGGCGGCGCTGCGCACGGCCCCCCCAGCGCACCGGGCGCAACTCGTCGCCAACATCGTCAAGACGTACGGCGTCCCACTGGAGGACCTGGATGCGGCACTCGCCGGGCAGGCACCGGCCCAGGGACAGCCACAGGCCTCGCAACACCTCGATCCGGAGGCCATCGCCCGGCAGGTCCAGGAGCGCGTGTTGCACAGCGTCCAGCAGCAGCGCCAGTCCGCGATGAGCGCGCGCGCGAAGCAGGAGGCGGATGTCTTCCTGGGCTCTGGCGAGGCAGAGTTCATCGACGACGTGCGCAACGACATCGCCGACATCTTGGAACTCAATGCCAGACGCGGCGTTGAAGTCTCGCTGAAGGACGCGTATAAACGTGCGTGCGAGATGCACCCCGAAGTTTCCAAGGTGCTCAAGCAGCGGGAGCAGGCCCAGCAGGCGAACGCCGCTCAGGCGTCCACGCAGCGAGCCCGTACCGCAGCCTCCTCCGTCGTGACGACTCCGGCCGGCCCCCCAGGCCCCAAGGACGACTCGCTGCGCGGCATGATTGAAACGGCCTGGGCGTCCACGTCCGGCCGGTAGTGGCAGTCGCAGCGCCCGAAGTCAGCGAGAGCCCATGCGGCCCACTCGCTTCATGCAGGCCCCTATTCGCTGCGGGGCGTGAGCGAACGGCGTCGCCGTCCACGCGCAGAAGCCAGCGAGCAAGGACACCACACGAAGCGAGGCCCGCGTGGCCACCCCCAATCTCTCGGAAATCATCACCACGACGCTGACGGCGCGGAGCGGGAAAATCGCCGACAACGTCACGAAGAACAACGCGCTGCTCACCTGGCTGAAGAAGCGTGGCAACCAGCGCACCGTCAGCGGTGGCCGCTCCATCGTTGAGGAGCTCTCCTTCGCCGAGAACGGCAACGGCGGCTGGTACTCCGGCTACGACGTGCTGCCGATGGCGCCGCAGGACGTCCTCTCCGCGGCGGAGTACTCCTTCAAGCAGTACGCCGTGCCCGTCGTCATCAGCGGCCTGGAGCAACTGCAGAATTCTGGCAAGGAGGCCATCATCGACCTGATGGAGGCCCGCCTGAAGGTGGCCGAGTCGACGATGGCCAACGCCATCTCCCAGGGGCTCTACTCGGATGGTACGGGCGCCGGTGGCAAGCAACTCACCGGCCTGGATGCGGCGGTGCCGGTGTCGCCCAACACGGGCGTGTACGGCGGCATCGACCGCGCCGTCTGGGCCTTCTGGCGGCCGCAGGTGCTGGACATGCCCGCGCTGGCGACGAAGGACACCATCCAGCCCGCCATGAACACGCTGTGGGCGAGCCTCGTGCGTGGCGCCGACAAGCCCGACCTCATCACCGCAGGTTCGGGCGCCTGGTCGACGTACATGGCCAGCCTCCAGCCGTTCCAGCGCTTCACGGACTCGTCGGAGGCGTCCCTCGGATTCCCCTCCATCAAGTTCATGACGGTGGACGTCGTCCTGGATGGCGGAATGGGCGGGTTCGCCTCGTCGAACCACATGTACTTCCTGAACACGACGTACCTGCACTACCGGCCGCACAAGGACCGCAACATGGTGCCGCTGGATCCGGGCCGTCGCACGTCCTTCAACCAGGACGCCTCGGCCCAGATTCTGGCGTGGGCCGGCAACCTCACGTGCTCCGGCGCCCAGTTCCAGGGGCGCCTCATCGCCGAGTAGTCGGCGAGCAGTGAAGTAGGCGACGCGCCCCGCGCGTCGCCTTCACGACCGACAGAGGACACCTCTCATGGCCTACCAGAGCACCGAAAACCGCATCATCCCGCAGGGCATCTACGACACGTCCACGGTGCAGAACGCGCCGCTGGGCACCCTCATCACCGCGCAGGACGCGCTCCTCGGCGAGGGCGAGTTCGTCTACCTCAAGGGCGTCGCCAGCACGGCCGCCGGAGACCTCGTCATCTACGACCAGCGTGCCGGAACCACGACGCGCACCGTCGCCGGCAGCCGCGGCCCCTGCGCCGTCGCCATGTCCGCCAACGTGGCCAACCAGTACGGCTGGTACCAGGTGAGTGGCGCCGCCGCGGTGAAGTCGGCGGCCGCCGTTGCTGCCGCGAGCGTCTACG
This region of Corallococcus silvisoli genomic DNA includes:
- a CDS encoding phage major capsid protein; the protein is MATPNLSEIITTTLTARSGKIADNVTKNNALLTWLKKRGNQRTVSGGRSIVEELSFAENGNGGWYSGYDVLPMAPQDVLSAAEYSFKQYAVPVVISGLEQLQNSGKEAIIDLMEARLKVAESTMANAISQGLYSDGTGAGGKQLTGLDAAVPVSPNTGVYGGIDRAVWAFWRPQVLDMPALATKDTIQPAMNTLWASLVRGADKPDLITAGSGAWSTYMASLQPFQRFTDSSEASLGFPSIKFMTVDVVLDGGMGGFASSNHMYFLNTTYLHYRPHKDRNMVPLDPGRRTSFNQDASAQILAWAGNLTCSGAQFQGRLIAE